In Dysidea avara chromosome 3, odDysAvar1.4, whole genome shotgun sequence, a single window of DNA contains:
- the LOC136249448 gene encoding protein LSM12 homolog A-like yields MSFAQSVSIGSEVSCTTRLGKTVEGKIIALDEDHHVIVVQSRTSSGGTSKSDLHIVNLTNVSNLKILKLGEGQPTDTPPLNIQKIEKRFQENVSAKRAEVSRIGVNVTPIAQQLFDDLYKKLPNQQCCWNNDVIIALGDVRIIPPYDSNCCTGGNQKSLEIVRKYVQRFHNEHKDTTSDS; encoded by the exons ATGTCTTTTGCTCAGTCTGTTAGCATTGGCAGTGAAGTCTCCTGTACGACGAGGTTAGGAAAAACTGTGGAGGGGAAAATCATAGCTCTCGACGAAGACCACCACGTTATTGTTGTCC AATCTCGAACTTCGTCTGGTGGTACAAGCAAGAGTGACCTTCACATTGTGAATCTTACTAATGTGTCCAATCTAAAGATCTTGAAACTTGGAGAAGGACAACCAACTGACACGCCACCCCTGAACATCCAAAAAATTGAGAAGCGGTTTCAGGAAAATGTTAGCGCCAAAAGAGCAGAAGTGTCAAGAATTGGTGTAAACGTTACCCCTATAGCACAGCAATTGTTTGATGATCtatataaaaa atTACCCAATCAACAATGCTGCTGgaataatgatgtcataattgcgTTAGGAGATGTTAGAATAATTCCCCCTTATGATTCTAATTGTTGCACTGGAGGCAATCAAAAATCACTTGAAATCGTCAGAAAATAC GTACAGAGATTTCACAATGAACACAAAGATACAACTAGTGATAGTTAA